The genome window GGTGTTGGAGCCCTTGCAGGTGACGCGGTTGGCGGGGTCCCAGGGGTCGGAGGTGTCCTTGGTCCCGCCGTTCGGGGAGGTCTTGTTGGCGTCCCCGCCGGTTCCGGTGCCGGTGCCGGTGCCGGTTCCGCCGCCCGTGCCGCCACCGCTCGTCTTCGAGGAGGACTGGTCGGTCGTGCTCCCGCCACCGGTGCTGCCGCTGGTGCCGCCGCCGCCGGTCGTCGTGGTGGTGCCGGTCGTCGTGCTGCTGCCCGCCGCCGCGCCCTCGTCCCGTGTGCCCGTCCCGTTGGCGCACGCGGTGAGGGCGAGGGCGGCCAGGGCGACTCCGGTCGCCGCGAGCAGCCGGGCCGGGCGGGCGGTGCGGGCGGTACGGAACGTGCGCATGAGTAATCCCTTTCGGACAAAGCCGGTGGAGAAGGCTGAGAACAAGTGGTCGAAGCCGTGCCGCTCGACCGGTCTGCCGGGAGCGGCGTGCTTGGATGACCCAAGCTTGTGGGGTGATCCGTCCCGGCCGCCACAGCAGAGGGACGATCAGGGACGCTGGAACGCCCACACCCGCTTTGACCTGCGGGAACATCCCTGCCCTGGAACGCGGAACGGGACGTGCGGGACTTGAGGGGACGGAGGAAGACGTGTCGGGGAGCGGTACCGCGAACGGTCCGGGGGCCGATTTCGCCGAGCTGCTGCGGGAGTTGAAGGAGCGCTCCGGGCTGAGTTACGGGGTGCTCGCCAAGCGGCTCCATATGAGTACGTCGACGCTTCACCGGTACTGCAACGGGGACGCCGTACCGACGGACTACGCCCCCGTCGAGCGGCTGGCCCGGCTCTGCGGGGCGACCCCGGAGGAGTTGGTCGAGCTCCACCGGACGTGGGTGCTCGCGGACGCGGTGCGGCGGCGGAAGGGGAGCGCGGACAAGGGGGGCGCCACTGCCGGGATGCCGGAGGAGGGCTCGGTCGCGGAGGCCGGGGAGAGCGCGGCTCCGGAGACGCAGGCGGAGTCGGAGTCGGAGCCGGTGATCGGGGGCGGGGCTTCCGGTAGGGCGGGGGAGCGGGTGCCCGCTCGGCGGCGTACGCGGGTCGCGCTGGTCGCCGGGGTGGCCGTGGCCGCCGTACTCGGCGCGGTGACGCTCGCCGTGAGTCTGCCGTCCGGGGGGACGGAGGACGGGGCCGGGCGTACGTCCGGGGCCGCGTCCGCCGGTGGTGACCGGGCGGAGGGGACGGCCGAGGGCTCCCCGTCGCCGTCCGATGCCTCGGCCTCCGTCTCCGCGAGCGAGTCGGCGGGCAAGGGTGACGAGCAGGGCAACGACAAGGGCGAGGGCGAGAAGGGGGTGGGGGCCTCGGCCTCGGCCACCTCGACCGGCCCCGGCGGGGCGGGCGGGGGCGGTGCGGACGCGTCCCGTCCGGTGCCGCTGACCGTCAAGGTGTCCCCGTACACCTGGGAGAGCCCCTGCTCCCAGCGGTATCTGGTCGACCGGCCGCGGACTGAGGTCGCGCCCCCGCCGCCCGAGCAGGACGCGGCGGGCTGGGTGGCGTCGGAGGGGGCCGTGTCGTCGGGCAAGCAGTTCCTGACGCTCACCTTGCAGGGCACCGGGGAGGAGACCGTGGTCGTACGGAGCCTCAAGGTCCGCATGGCCGGCAGGCAGGCGCCGCTCGCCTGGAACGACTACGCCATGGGGTACCCGGGGGTCGGCTGCGGGGCCGGTGTCCCGACCCGGTCGTTCACCATCGCCCTCGACGCCGCGCGCCCCGATGTGCAGCCCAAGGCGGGCAGCCGTGACTTCCCCTACTCCGTCAGCGAGTCCGACCCGGAGGTCTACTACATCACCGCCGACGCCTCGGCGTACTACGTCAGTTGGTACCTGGAACTGGAGTGGAGCAGCGGCGATCGCGGCGGCACGCTGATCGTGAACGACGACGGCCGGCCGTTCCGTACCAGTGGCAACAACGGGCGTCCGGCGTACGAGTATCCGCTCGGCGGGCCGAAGTGGGTCCCGGAGGGGACGACGCTGGGGGACGGCGGCGAGGGGTAGTCGGTCGGGCCGGTCCTGACGGTCCCCTCGGTCCTGTCGGTCCTGTCGGTCCTGCGGGTCCTGCCGTTACTTCGGGTGCCGCGGTACGGAGTTCTCGCCGAGGCACCATCAACTCCCTCTGGGCGTTAGGTTGTTGTTCATTCAATGATGCGACTCTCCAGGGAGAGGCTTTATGGCCGGTGACGCGCTCAGCCAGGACCCCGCCGAACTGCGGAAGAGGATCGACACCACCAAGGCGCACCCGGCACGGGTCTACGACGTCTTCCTCGGCGGCAAGGACAACTACCCCGTGGACCGGGAGGCGGCCGGCGCGGCGCTCGCGGCCAATCCGCGCGGCTATCTCGACGTCCGGCACAACCGGGACTTCATGCGCCGCGCGGTGACCACGCTCGCCGAGGACGAGGGAATCCACCAGTTCCTCGACATCGGCACCGGGCTGCCGACCGCCGAGAACGTCCACCAGATCGCCCAGCGGATCGTCCCCGACTCACGGGTCGTGTACGTCGACAACGACCCGGTGGTGCTCGCCCACGCGCGCGCGTTGCTCACCAGCGGGCCCGAGGGTGCCACGGACTACGTCGACGCCGACTTCAAGGCGCCGGAGCGGATCCTCGAAGCCGCCGCGAAGACGCTCGACTTCGACCGGCCGATCGCGCTGTGCCTGGTGGCGATCCTGCACTTCGTGGAGGACGACGAGGCCTACCCCGTCGTACGGGAGCTGGTGGAGGCGCTGCCCGCCGGGAGCCGGCTGGTCCTCAGCCATCTGACCGAGGACCTCAATCCGGCGAAGATCCGCGCGGTGCAGGAGACCTACACCAAGCGGGGGTTCACCTTCGTGCTGCGGTCCAGGGACGAGGTCGCGCGCTTCTTCGAGCAGAGCGGGCTCGTGGTGGACGAGCCCGGGGTGGTGCCGGCGCACCACTGGCGGTTCTCGGGTGGTGCGCCGGTGCCGCCGGTGGTCGAGCCGCATGTGTTGGCCGGGATGGACGACATCGAGAAGGTGCGGTATCGGGACATCAATGATGTGACCGACGAGGACATCAATGTGTATGCGGCGGTGGGGCGTAAGCGGTAGGGGTTCGTTGTCGGGTGCGGGGGGAGTGGGGGCTGGTCGCGCAGTTCCCCGCGCCCCTGCGGGGCGCGGTCATCCCCCCGTTCCGAACCATGTCTCCGCCAGGGACTCGAAGTTCTGGCTGGGTGGGGTCGGGAGGCTGCGTAGGTACCAGTTCAGGTCGCTGTAGACGTGAAGAAGGGTGTAGGCCATGAGTTCGCGGGGGTCGAACGGGGGGTGGCCGTAGGCCTCGTAGAAGAGTTTGAGGAGGGTGGGGTCGGCCCGGGTGAGGAAGAGGCCGACGCTGACGAAGTCGTAGGCGGGGTCGCCGACCATGGCCGGCTCGAAGTCGAAGAGGCCGGTGAGGCGCCAGCCGTCGCTCGGGTCGACCGTGAGGTGCTCGCGCATGAACTCGGTGTGCAGCAGGACCGGGCGGCGCGGGACGGGCAGCGGGACCGAGCGGAGGAAGTCCGGGATCTGTTCCAGCCAGGGGCCCGTGAGACCGCCCTGCTGCTGTTGCTCGACCGCCGCGACGCGCTGTGCGGCGACGAACCTGCCCCAGTCCGGCGGCCCGGTGAGGGGGATGACCGGGGTTGCGTCCAGGGCGTGCAGGGCGGCGAGGCCCTCGGCGGCCTCGGCGACGATGCGTTCCTGGTCGGGCCGGGGGATCCGGGGCCAGACCTCGCTGAGGTCCTCGCCCGGCAGCCGGGACATCAGCACATAGCGCCAGCCGTTCTTGTACTGCTCGGCGGAGTGCAGCCTCGGTGTGGGGATGGGCAGCTTGCCCCACAGGATCGACAGCAGGCGGGCTTCGCGGACGGCTTCCGCGGCTTCGAAACCCGGATAGAGCTTGAGGACGAGGGAGTCGCCGACGGCGTACACCGGCAGCGAGCCCTCGGGAAATCGCACGATTCGCGCACCTGCGAGACCGAGTTGACCACAGAGATCCTGGGCAGCCGGTCGCAGCAGCGCCTCGTCACTGACGACATCTTCCAACTCGTCGTTCGTGTCCACGCTGGGCAGCATGGGGCGCAGCCTAGGGGGTGCGGGGCACGGTCCGCATGACGGAAATGGTGGATGTAAGGGGCATGTACCTGGCCAGGGTGCGGGCAGCGGGCGGGGCCGTGCCGTCCGGGAGTGCCGAAGGAGCCGTGGGACGAGTGCCGTGGACGCCGTGCGTGACGCGTATGACGTGCAGTTTGTCGTGGAATCCGGGGACGGGGGCGGTTCGGGGCGCGCGGACGGGGCGCGCGCCGGGGCGGCTGTGCCCGGTTTCGCCGCGCGTGTCGCGGCGGTCGGAGGTTCCCCCGTACGGGACATCCTCGCCGTCACCTCACGTCCCGAAGTCGTCAACTTCGCGGGTGGATTGCCCGCTCCCGAGCTGTTCGACGCGGAGGGGAGGGACAGCCGCCGCCTACCGCGATGTGCTCGCCGAGTCCGCGGGGCGCGCCCTGCAGTACGCGACGACCGAGGGCGAGCCCGTCCTCAGGGTGGCGCTCGCGGCGCGGTACGGGGCGCGCGGGCTGGAGACCGGCGCGGACGAGCTGCTCGTCACCACCGGGTCGCAACAGGCGCTGTCGCTGCTCGCCACCGCGCTGCTGGAGCCGGGGGACGTCGTCCTGGTCGAGGACCCCTGCTATCTGGCGGCGCTCCAGGCGTTCCGGTTCGCGGGCGCGCGGGTGGTGGCCGTGCCGGGCGACGAGCACGGTGTGGATCCGGCGGCGCTGGAGGGCCTGGTGGTACGGCACCGGCCCAAGCTCTTCTACACCGTGCCCACCTTCCCGAACCCGACCGGGCGCACGCTCCCCGCCGGGCGGCGGGCGGCCGTCGCCTCGGTCGCCGCCCGGCGCGGACTGTGGATCGTGGAGGGCGACCCGTACGGCGAACTCCGCTTCGAGGGCGACCGCGTGCCGTGGATCGCCGCCCACCCGGGCGCCGAGGACCGTACGGTGCTGCTGGGTTCCCTCTCCAAGGTGATGGCCCCCGGGATGCGGCTCGGCTGGCTGCGTGGACCGGCGGGGCTGCGCCGGGCGTGCGCGGTCGCCAAGCAGGCGGCGGATCTGCACACCCCGACCGTCAACCAGCTCGCCGCCGCGCGCTATCTGGCCGACCGTGACCTGGACGCCCATGTCGCCCGGGTCGCCGCCGCGTACCGGGAGCGCCGGGACGCCATGCTCGGCGGCCTCGCCGACGCGCTCCCCGAGGGCTCGACCTGGAACCGTCCCGAGGGCGGCATGTTCCTCTGGGCCCGCCTCCCCTCCGCCTACGACACCACCGCCCTGCTCCCACGCGTCGTCGAGCAGGACGTGGCGTACGTCCCCGGGGCGCCCTTCTACGCCGGGGAGCCCGACCGGTCGACGCTGCGGCTGTGCTTCGTGACCCAGACACCGGAGGAGATCGGGGAGGGGCTGCGGAGGTTGGGGGTGGGGTTGCGGGGGTGAGGACGGTCCTACAGCTCCTGGCCGGGTCTCAGTCCCACCAGAAGGACCAGATGGGTGCGTTGAGGAGGGCGCGGGCGTAGGAGGGCAGGGTGCCGTCGGCCGTGCCCTGCCGGATGTTGTCGGGGCAGAAGGCGAAGTGTTCGTCGGCCACGGCCTCTGCCTCGGCCTCGGTGGTGGGCGGGGCGGCGACCGAGAGGACGAGCTGGTCGAAGGTCAGGGCGACGACGCGTATGCCGAAGCGGTCCTCCCAGGAGCGCAGGACCGCGCAGAGCCTCGCCACGTCGTTCTCGTGGTTGGCCGGGCCGGTCCAGCCGATCGCCGCCGGGATGTCCGCGCTGCGGCGGGCGGGGACCAGGGCGAGGCGGGGGTCCTTGAGCCGGGAGGGGTCCTTCACCAGGGCGTCGGCGGTGTCGGCGGCGAGGGTGTCGGGATCAGGGGCCTGGGCTCGGGCGGGGGCTTCGGTGAGGCCGGGCCAGTCGTCGTCCTCGGTGGTGGCGTACGCGTCCCAGGACTCGGCGAGGACCTCTTCGGCGTCGTGGTCACCGGGGTAGGACATCTCGCCGGGCGCCAGCTCCCAGCCCTCCGGGCCGCCCTGGCCGCCGCCGACGTCCAGCAGCACCGGGAGGAGACCGGCCGTACGGCGGGCGGGCTCTACGGCCGCCCAGGCGCCGGGTGCGGCCGGTTCGTCCGCGTACCACAGCAGTGGTTCGTGCCACGGCCCCTCGTCGGTCGTGTCGATCAGCCTCCCCTGCGGAAGCGGGAGTTCAAGCCCGAGCGCGCGCCCGCTCGGGTCGGCCGCGAGTCGGGGCAGCGGGTTGGGAAGTGTCGCCATGGGGGTGACTGTAGGGGGCGGCACTGACAGTGGGGGTGGGTGGTTTGGTGCCTACGGGCTCGGGGGTGC of Streptomyces phaeolivaceus contains these proteins:
- a CDS encoding SAM-dependent methyltransferase, coding for MAGDALSQDPAELRKRIDTTKAHPARVYDVFLGGKDNYPVDREAAGAALAANPRGYLDVRHNRDFMRRAVTTLAEDEGIHQFLDIGTGLPTAENVHQIAQRIVPDSRVVYVDNDPVVLAHARALLTSGPEGATDYVDADFKAPERILEAAAKTLDFDRPIALCLVAILHFVEDDEAYPVVRELVEALPAGSRLVLSHLTEDLNPAKIRAVQETYTKRGFTFVLRSRDEVARFFEQSGLVVDEPGVVPAHHWRFSGGAPVPPVVEPHVLAGMDDIEKVRYRDINDVTDEDINVYAAVGRKR
- a CDS encoding helix-turn-helix domain-containing protein, which codes for MSGSGTANGPGADFAELLRELKERSGLSYGVLAKRLHMSTSTLHRYCNGDAVPTDYAPVERLARLCGATPEELVELHRTWVLADAVRRRKGSADKGGATAGMPEEGSVAEAGESAAPETQAESESEPVIGGGASGRAGERVPARRRTRVALVAGVAVAAVLGAVTLAVSLPSGGTEDGAGRTSGAASAGGDRAEGTAEGSPSPSDASASVSASESAGKGDEQGNDKGEGEKGVGASASATSTGPGGAGGGGADASRPVPLTVKVSPYTWESPCSQRYLVDRPRTEVAPPPPEQDAAGWVASEGAVSSGKQFLTLTLQGTGEETVVVRSLKVRMAGRQAPLAWNDYAMGYPGVGCGAGVPTRSFTIALDAARPDVQPKAGSRDFPYSVSESDPEVYYITADASAYYVSWYLELEWSSGDRGGTLIVNDDGRPFRTSGNNGRPAYEYPLGGPKWVPEGTTLGDGGEG
- a CDS encoding phosphotransferase family protein, whose product is MLPSVDTNDELEDVVSDEALLRPAAQDLCGQLGLAGARIVRFPEGSLPVYAVGDSLVLKLYPGFEAAEAVREARLLSILWGKLPIPTPRLHSAEQYKNGWRYVLMSRLPGEDLSEVWPRIPRPDQERIVAEAAEGLAALHALDATPVIPLTGPPDWGRFVAAQRVAAVEQQQQGGLTGPWLEQIPDFLRSVPLPVPRRPVLLHTEFMREHLTVDPSDGWRLTGLFDFEPAMVGDPAYDFVSVGLFLTRADPTLLKLFYEAYGHPPFDPRELMAYTLLHVYSDLNWYLRSLPTPPSQNFESLAETWFGTGG
- a CDS encoding DUF4253 domain-containing protein, encoding MATLPNPLPRLAADPSGRALGLELPLPQGRLIDTTDEGPWHEPLLWYADEPAAPGAWAAVEPARRTAGLLPVLLDVGGGQGGPEGWELAPGEMSYPGDHDAEEVLAESWDAYATTEDDDWPGLTEAPARAQAPDPDTLAADTADALVKDPSRLKDPRLALVPARRSADIPAAIGWTGPANHENDVARLCAVLRSWEDRFGIRVVALTFDQLVLSVAAPPTTEAEAEAVADEHFAFCPDNIRQGTADGTLPSYARALLNAPIWSFWWD